The following are encoded in a window of Acinonyx jubatus isolate Ajub_Pintada_27869175 chromosome D4, VMU_Ajub_asm_v1.0, whole genome shotgun sequence genomic DNA:
- the LOC106986386 gene encoding cyclin-dependent kinase inhibitor 2A-like translates to MEPLADRLATAAARGRAEEVRALLAAGAQPNAPNRLGRSPIQVMMMGSARVAELLLLHGADPNCADPATLTRPVHDAAREGFLDTLVVLHRAGARLDVRDAWGRLPVDLAEERGHRDIVRYLRAATGGTGSGSHTGTDGAEGVADSRT, encoded by the exons ATGGAGCCTTTGGCCGACAGGCTCGCGACCGCGGCTGCACGGGGTCGGGCCGAAGAGGTGCGGGCGCTGCTCGCGGCGGGGGCGCAGCCCAATGCGCCGAACCGCCTGGGTCGGAGCCCGATTCAG GTCATGATGATGGGCAGCGCCCGCGTGGCCGAGCTGCTGCTGCTCCATGGCGCGGACCCCAACTGCGCGGATCCCGCCACCCTCACCCGACCTGTGCACGACGCCGCCCGGGAGGGGTTCCTGGACACGCTGGTGGTGCTGCACCGAGCCGGGGCGCGGCTGGATGTGCGCGATGCCTGGGGCCGCCTGCCCGTGGACCTGGCTGAGGAGCGGGGCCACCGCGACATAGTCCGGTACCTTCGCGCAGCCACGGGGGGCACCGGCAGTGGTAGCCACACCGGTACAGACGGTGCAGAAGGTGTCGCAG ACAGCCGGACTTAA